One Streptomyces sp. CNQ-509 DNA window includes the following coding sequences:
- a CDS encoding LacI family DNA-binding transcriptional regulator: MRGAHEDGRRAAARTGPPAAGEPAPRPAAGRGGGVTSRDVARAAGVSQAAVSLVLGGKWRGRVSAAKADAVRAAARELDYRPNAAARTLRTGGTRTALLVVPALTNEFFAGVHAGAARAAAAHDFGVVLYPSPEGIGPARDPFAAAHTAVDGVIASSMATDAVRNLRGGGLPLVMLDSDPAGTGAVATVNADVADGMRQVARHLLELGHRRITRLAAAIDSWTFTARGRALAEALGAVPAVRLCTEPAELSVAGGLAAAQRALTAPAADRPTALVCDDDLLAAGALKAVRRLGLRVPYDVSVTGFDDLALATAVEPELTTVRLPADSVGAAGMTALLDALAGRGAGSTTVPARLTVRASTAPAPGA, translated from the coding sequence ATGCGGGGCGCGCACGAGGACGGAAGGCGCGCCGCGGCGCGCACCGGGCCGCCGGCGGCGGGAGAGCCGGCCCCGCGGCCGGCCGCGGGCCGCGGCGGCGGCGTCACCAGCCGCGACGTCGCCCGCGCCGCGGGCGTCTCCCAGGCGGCCGTCTCCCTCGTCCTCGGCGGCAAGTGGCGCGGCCGCGTCTCCGCCGCCAAGGCGGACGCCGTCCGCGCCGCCGCCCGCGAGCTGGACTACCGCCCCAACGCGGCCGCCCGCACCCTGCGCACCGGAGGCACCCGCACCGCGCTCCTCGTCGTCCCCGCGCTCACCAACGAGTTCTTCGCCGGCGTCCACGCCGGCGCCGCACGCGCCGCCGCCGCCCACGACTTCGGCGTCGTGCTCTACCCCTCTCCCGAGGGCATCGGCCCCGCCCGCGACCCCTTCGCCGCCGCCCACACCGCCGTCGACGGCGTGATCGCCTCGTCCATGGCCACTGACGCCGTACGGAACCTGCGCGGCGGCGGACTCCCGCTCGTCATGCTCGACAGCGACCCGGCCGGCACCGGTGCCGTCGCCACCGTCAACGCCGACGTGGCCGACGGCATGCGGCAGGTCGCCCGGCACCTGCTGGAGCTCGGGCACCGGCGGATCACACGCCTCGCCGCCGCCATCGACTCGTGGACCTTCACCGCCCGCGGCCGGGCCCTGGCCGAGGCGCTCGGCGCCGTGCCCGCCGTGCGGCTGTGCACCGAACCCGCCGAGCTGTCCGTCGCCGGCGGTCTCGCGGCGGCCCAGCGGGCGCTCACGGCCCCGGCTGCGGACCGGCCCACGGCGCTGGTCTGCGACGACGACCTGCTCGCGGCCGGTGCCCTCAAGGCCGTACGGCGCCTCGGGCTGCGGGTGCCGTACGACGTGTCGGTCACCGGCTTCGACGACCTGGCGCTGGCCACCGCCGTCGAGCCGGAGCTGACCACCGTGCGGCTCCCGGCGGACAGCGTCGGCGCGGCCGGCATGACGGCGCTGCTCGACGCCCTCGCGGGCCGCGGCGCGGGCAGCACGACGGTCCCGGCCCGCCTGACGGTACGCGCGTCGACGGCCCCGGCCCCGGGCGCGTAG
- the prcA gene encoding proteasome subunit alpha, with the protein MSTPFYVSPQQAMADRAEYARKGIARGRSVVVLQYSDGILFVAENPSRALHKVSEIYDRIAFAAVGKYNEFENLRIGGVRYADLRGYTYDREDVTARGLANVYAQTLGTIFSSGAEKPYEVELIVAEVGETPADDQIFRLPHDGSIVDEHGSVAVGGNSDQISSYLDQRHREGMTLAEGLKLAAESLARDNNGGERELTSKQLEVAVLDRNRPQQRKFRRILGSQLARLLEEDGEGPAGASGAEDGEDTAAEADGGAEGAGSADGTAKKPGNGSGKKK; encoded by the coding sequence GTGTCGACACCGTTCTATGTCTCACCCCAGCAGGCCATGGCGGACCGCGCGGAGTACGCCCGCAAGGGCATCGCGCGCGGCCGCAGCGTGGTCGTGCTGCAGTACAGCGACGGCATCCTGTTCGTCGCCGAGAACCCGTCCCGGGCCCTGCACAAGGTCAGCGAGATCTACGACAGGATCGCCTTCGCCGCGGTCGGCAAGTACAACGAGTTCGAGAACCTGCGCATCGGCGGCGTCCGTTACGCCGATCTGCGCGGGTACACGTACGACCGCGAGGACGTCACCGCCCGCGGCCTCGCGAACGTCTACGCGCAGACTCTCGGCACGATCTTCTCCAGCGGCGCCGAGAAGCCGTACGAGGTGGAGCTGATCGTCGCGGAGGTGGGGGAGACCCCCGCCGACGACCAGATCTTCCGGCTGCCGCATGACGGTTCGATCGTCGACGAGCACGGTTCGGTCGCGGTCGGCGGCAATTCCGATCAGATCAGCAGCTATCTCGACCAGCGGCACCGCGAGGGCATGACGCTGGCGGAGGGGCTGAAGCTGGCGGCGGAGTCGCTGGCGCGGGACAACAACGGCGGCGAGCGGGAGCTGACGTCGAAGCAGCTCGAGGTCGCGGTCCTCGACCGCAACCGGCCGCAGCAGCGCAAGTTCCGGCGGATCCTCGGCAGTCAGCTCGCCCGGCTGCTGGAGGAGGACGGCGAAGGACCGGCGGGCGCCTCCGGCGCGGAGGACGGGGAGGACACCGCGGCGGAAGCGGACGGCGGCGCCGAGGGCGCGGGCTCCGCGGACGGTACCGCGAAGAAGCCGGGCAACGGGTCCGGCAAGAAGAAGTAG
- the prcB gene encoding proteasome subunit beta, translating into MEANIRGAGRLPAAFLTPGSSSFMDFLGEHAPAALPGNREVPPVKGAVEAPHGTTIVALTFPGGVVLAGDRRATMGNMIAQRDIEKVFPADEYSAIGIAGTAGVAVEMVRLFQLELEHFEKVEGAQLSLEGKANRLSTMIRSNLGMAMQGLAVLPLFAGWDPAREKGRIFSYDVTGGRTEERGFASVGSGSVFARGALKKLFTDELTERQAATVVVQALYDAADDDSATGGPDLTRRIFPIVTSITDEGFRRLPDAEVSEIARSVVDGRLELPDGPRASVL; encoded by the coding sequence GTGGAAGCCAACATCCGTGGCGCAGGGCGACTGCCGGCCGCCTTCCTCACGCCGGGCTCGTCCTCGTTTATGGACTTCCTGGGTGAGCATGCTCCGGCGGCGCTGCCGGGGAACCGGGAGGTGCCGCCCGTAAAGGGCGCCGTCGAGGCGCCGCACGGCACCACCATCGTGGCTCTGACCTTCCCCGGCGGGGTCGTCCTCGCCGGTGACCGGCGGGCCACGATGGGGAACATGATCGCGCAGCGTGACATCGAGAAGGTCTTCCCCGCCGACGAGTACTCCGCCATCGGCATCGCGGGCACCGCGGGCGTCGCGGTCGAGATGGTGCGGCTCTTCCAGCTCGAGCTGGAGCACTTCGAGAAGGTCGAGGGCGCCCAGCTCTCCCTGGAGGGCAAGGCCAACCGGCTGTCCACGATGATCCGGTCCAACCTGGGCATGGCCATGCAGGGCCTGGCCGTGCTGCCGCTCTTCGCCGGGTGGGACCCGGCGCGGGAGAAGGGCCGCATCTTCTCGTACGACGTGACCGGCGGCAGGACCGAGGAGCGGGGGTTCGCCTCCGTGGGATCCGGCTCGGTGTTCGCGCGCGGTGCCCTGAAGAAGCTGTTCACCGACGAGCTGACGGAGCGGCAGGCCGCCACCGTCGTCGTCCAGGCGCTGTACGACGCGGCGGACGACGACTCCGCCACCGGCGGGCCGGACCTGACCCGCCGTATCTTCCCCATCGTCACGTCCATCACCGACGAGGGCTTCCGCAGGCTGCCCGACGCCGAGGTCTCCGAGATCGCCCGCTCGGTGGTCGACGGCCGGCTGGAGCTGCCCGACGGCCCGCGCGCGTCCGTGCTCTAG
- a CDS encoding ubiquitin-like protein Pup, with amino-acid sequence MATKDTGGGQQKATRSQEEVEEQAQDAEVSEDLKERQEKLSEDVDSVLDEIDDVLEENAEDFVRSFVQKGGE; translated from the coding sequence ATGGCGACCAAGGACACCGGCGGTGGTCAGCAGAAGGCCACGCGCTCCCAGGAAGAGGTCGAGGAGCAGGCGCAGGACGCCGAGGTCTCCGAGGACCTGAAGGAACGGCAGGAGAAGCTTTCGGAGGACGTGGACTCGGTCCTCGACGAGATCGACGACGTGCTGGAGGAGAACGCCGAGGACTTCGTGCGCTCCTTCGTGCAAAAGGGCGGCGAGTAG
- the dop gene encoding depupylase/deamidase Dop, with product MTVRRVMGIETEYGISVPGHPNANAMLTSSQVVNAYAAAMHRARRARWDFEEENPLRDARGFDLAREAADSSQLTDEDIGLANVILTNGARLYVDHAHPEYSAPEVTNPRDAVLWDKAGERIMAEAAERAGQLPGAQPILLYKNNTDNKGASYGCHENYLMKRETPFSDIVRHLTPFFVSRQVFTGAGRVGIGQDGNEHGFQISQRADYFEVEVGLETTLKRPIINTRDEPHADAEKYRRLHVIIGDANLSEISTYLKLGTTALVLSMIEDDFIAVDLAVEQPVRTLHQVSHDPTLRHQVVLRSGRTLTAVQLQMEYCELARKYVEERFGADADEQTKDVLTRWEDTLNRLEADPMSLSGELDWLAKRELLEGYRRRDALDWDAARLALVDLQYADVRPEKGLYNRLAARGRLKRLLTEDEVLRAVKNPPEDTRAYFRGRCLEQYADDVAAASWDSVIFDLPGRDSLQRVPTLEPLRGTRNHVKELLDRCRTAEELVRVLSGG from the coding sequence ATGACCGTACGGCGAGTAATGGGCATCGAGACGGAGTACGGAATCTCCGTTCCGGGCCATCCCAACGCCAATGCCATGCTCACCTCGTCCCAAGTCGTCAACGCCTACGCGGCGGCGATGCACCGGGCGCGCCGCGCCCGGTGGGACTTCGAGGAGGAGAACCCGCTGCGGGACGCCCGCGGCTTCGACCTCGCCCGCGAGGCCGCCGACTCCAGCCAGCTCACCGACGAGGACATCGGCCTCGCCAACGTCATCCTCACCAACGGCGCCCGGCTCTACGTCGACCACGCCCACCCCGAGTACAGCGCCCCCGAGGTCACCAATCCCCGCGACGCCGTGCTCTGGGACAAGGCCGGCGAACGCATCATGGCGGAAGCGGCGGAGCGCGCGGGACAACTGCCGGGTGCCCAGCCCATCCTTCTTTACAAGAACAACACCGACAACAAGGGCGCGTCCTACGGCTGCCACGAGAACTACCTGATGAAGCGGGAAACCCCCTTCTCGGACATCGTGCGCCACCTCACGCCCTTCTTCGTCTCCCGCCAGGTCTTCACCGGTGCCGGCCGCGTCGGCATCGGCCAGGACGGCAACGAACACGGCTTCCAGATCAGCCAGCGCGCCGACTACTTCGAAGTCGAGGTCGGCCTGGAAACCACCCTCAAACGCCCCATCATCAACACCCGCGACGAGCCCCACGCGGATGCCGAGAAATACCGCAGACTCCACGTCATCATCGGCGACGCGAACCTCTCGGAAATCTCCACCTACCTCAAGCTCGGCACCACCGCCCTGGTGCTGTCGATGATCGAGGACGACTTCATCGCGGTCGACCTGGCCGTGGAACAGCCCGTGCGCACCCTGCACCAGGTCTCCCACGACCCCACGCTGCGTCACCAGGTGGTGCTGCGCAGTGGCCGCACGCTCACCGCCGTACAGCTCCAGATGGAGTACTGCGAGCTGGCGCGGAAATACGTCGAGGAGCGCTTCGGCGCGGACGCGGACGAGCAGACCAAGGACGTGCTCACCCGCTGGGAGGACACCCTCAACCGGCTGGAAGCCGACCCCATGAGCCTCTCCGGCGAGCTGGACTGGCTGGCCAAGCGGGAACTGCTGGAGGGCTACCGCCGCCGCGACGCCCTGGACTGGGACGCGGCCCGCCTCGCGCTGGTCGACCTGCAGTACGCGGACGTACGCCCGGAGAAGGGCCTGTACAACCGGCTGGCGGCCCGCGGCCGCCTCAAGCGGCTCCTCACCGAGGACGAGGTCCTGCGGGCCGTGAAGAACCCGCCGGAGGACACCAGGGCGTACTTCCGCGGCCGCTGCCTCGAACAGTACGCGGACGACGTCGCCGCCGCCTCCTGGGACTCGGTCATCTTCGACCTCCCCGGCCGCGACTCCCTCCAGCGGGTCCCCACCCTGGAACCCCTGCGGGGTACCCGCAACCACGTCAAGGAACTGCTGGACCGCTGCCGCACGGCGGAGGAGCTGGTACGGGTCCTCTCGGGCGGCTGA
- the arc gene encoding proteasome ATPase has translation MAAHDDDTNRGIRPGRGSEDPAGQVAYLEQEIAVLRRKLADSPRHTRILEERIVELQTNLAGVSAQNERLASTLREARDQIVALKEEVDRLAQPPAGFGVFLEANDDGTADIFTGGRKLRVNVSPSVELDELRRGQELMLNEALNVVEAMAFERSGDIVTLKEILEDGERALVMGHTDEEKVVRLAEPLLHTTIRAGDALLLEPRSGYVYEVIPKSEVEELVLEEVPDIDYTKIGGLGNQIELIRDAVELPYLYPDLFKEHELRPPKGVLLYGPPGCGKTLIAKAVANSLAKKVAEHTGRPAGKSYFLNIKGPELLNKYVGETERHIRLVFQRAREKASEGTPVIVFFDEMDSLFRTRGSGVSSDVENTIVPQLLSEIDGVEGLENVIVIGASNREDMIDPAILRPGRLDVKIKIERPDAEAAKDIFSKYLTRTLPLHAEDMSEHGDSAEATVDAMIQSVVEQMYAESEENRFLEVTYANGDKEVLYFKDFNSGAMIENIVDRAKKMAIKAFLDHNQKGLRVSHLLAACVDEFKENEDLPNTTNPDDWARISGKKGERIVFIRTLVTGKQGADTGRSIDTVANTGQYL, from the coding sequence GTGGCAGCCCACGACGACGACACCAACCGCGGCATCCGGCCGGGTCGAGGGTCCGAAGACCCTGCCGGCCAGGTCGCCTACCTTGAGCAGGAGATCGCCGTCCTGCGACGAAAGCTCGCCGACTCGCCGCGTCACACGAGGATCCTCGAAGAACGCATCGTCGAGTTGCAGACCAACCTCGCCGGAGTGTCCGCGCAGAACGAGCGCCTGGCAAGCACTCTCCGTGAGGCCCGGGACCAGATCGTCGCCCTGAAAGAAGAAGTCGACCGGCTGGCCCAGCCGCCCGCCGGCTTCGGAGTCTTCCTCGAGGCCAACGACGACGGCACGGCGGACATCTTCACCGGCGGCCGCAAGCTGCGGGTGAACGTCAGCCCCAGCGTGGAGCTCGACGAGCTGCGCCGGGGTCAGGAGCTGATGCTCAACGAGGCGCTGAACGTGGTCGAGGCCATGGCGTTCGAGCGCTCCGGGGACATCGTCACCCTGAAGGAGATCCTGGAGGACGGCGAGCGCGCCCTCGTGATGGGGCACACCGACGAGGAGAAGGTGGTCCGGCTCGCCGAGCCGCTGCTGCACACCACCATCCGCGCCGGCGACGCCCTGCTCCTGGAGCCCCGCTCCGGGTACGTCTACGAGGTCATCCCCAAGAGCGAGGTCGAGGAGCTGGTCCTCGAAGAGGTCCCGGACATCGACTACACCAAGATCGGTGGCCTGGGCAACCAGATCGAGCTGATCAGGGACGCCGTCGAGCTGCCGTACCTCTACCCCGACCTCTTCAAGGAGCACGAGCTGCGGCCCCCCAAGGGCGTGCTCCTCTACGGCCCGCCCGGCTGCGGCAAGACGCTGATCGCCAAGGCGGTCGCCAACTCGCTCGCCAAGAAGGTCGCGGAGCACACCGGCCGCCCCGCCGGCAAGAGCTACTTCCTCAACATCAAGGGCCCCGAGCTGCTCAACAAGTACGTCGGCGAGACCGAGCGGCACATCCGCCTGGTCTTCCAGCGGGCCCGCGAGAAGGCCAGTGAGGGCACGCCCGTCATCGTCTTCTTCGACGAGATGGACTCCCTCTTCCGCACCCGCGGCTCCGGCGTCAGCTCGGACGTGGAGAACACCATCGTCCCGCAGCTCCTCTCCGAGATCGACGGCGTCGAGGGCCTGGAGAACGTGATCGTCATCGGCGCCTCCAACCGCGAGGACATGATCGACCCCGCGATCCTCCGCCCCGGCCGGCTCGACGTGAAGATCAAGATCGAGCGCCCGGACGCCGAGGCCGCCAAGGACATCTTCTCCAAGTACCTCACCCGGACCCTGCCGCTGCACGCCGAGGACATGTCGGAGCACGGTGACTCCGCCGAGGCCACCGTCGACGCGATGATCCAGTCCGTCGTCGAGCAGATGTACGCGGAGTCCGAGGAGAACAGGTTCCTCGAAGTCACGTACGCCAACGGTGACAAGGAAGTCCTCTACTTCAAGGACTTCAACTCCGGCGCGATGATCGAGAACATCGTGGACCGCGCCAAGAAGATGGCCATCAAGGCGTTCCTCGACCACAACCAGAAGGGCCTGCGCGTCTCCCACCTCCTCGCCGCCTGCGTCGACGAGTTCAAGGAGAACGAGGACCTGCCCAACACGACCAACCCCGACGACTGGGCCCGTATCTCCGGAAAGAAGGGCGAGCGGATCGTGTTCATCCGCACCCTCGTCACCGGAAAGCAGGGCGCGGACACCGGCCGGTCGATCGACACGGTGGCCAACACCGGTCAGTACCTGTAA
- a CDS encoding tRNA (adenine-N1)-methyltransferase translates to MSEPTGAARRRGPFQVGDQVQLTDPKGRHYTFTLEAGKSFHTHKGSFPHDELIDAPEGTVVRTTGNVPYLALRPLLPDYVLSMPRGAAVVYPKDAGQILAFADVFPGARVVEAGVGSGSLTSFLLRAVGDSGMLHSYERRADFADVARQNVERYFGGPHPAWQLTVGDLQDNLSDTGVDRVILDMLAPWECLDAVAKALVPGGIVCAYVATTTQLARTVESIREHGNFNEPQAWETMLRNWHVEGLAVRPDHRMIGHTGFLLTARRLADGVEPPLRRRRPAKGAYGEDYTGPGGQRATAGD, encoded by the coding sequence ATGTCCGAGCCGACCGGTGCCGCCCGCCGCCGCGGGCCCTTCCAGGTCGGGGACCAGGTACAGCTCACCGACCCCAAGGGCCGCCACTACACGTTCACGCTCGAGGCCGGGAAGTCCTTCCACACCCACAAGGGCTCCTTCCCGCACGACGAGCTGATCGACGCCCCCGAGGGAACCGTCGTGCGCACCACGGGCAACGTCCCGTATCTCGCGCTGCGCCCCCTGCTCCCCGACTACGTCCTGTCCATGCCGCGCGGAGCGGCCGTCGTCTACCCCAAGGACGCCGGCCAGATCCTCGCGTTCGCCGACGTCTTCCCGGGCGCGCGCGTGGTCGAGGCGGGCGTCGGCTCAGGGTCGCTGACCAGCTTCCTGCTGCGCGCGGTGGGCGACAGCGGCATGCTCCACTCGTACGAGCGCCGCGCGGACTTCGCCGACGTCGCCCGGCAGAACGTCGAGCGCTACTTCGGCGGCCCTCACCCCGCCTGGCAGCTCACCGTCGGCGACCTCCAGGACAACCTGTCCGACACCGGGGTCGACCGCGTCATCCTGGACATGCTCGCGCCCTGGGAGTGCCTGGACGCGGTCGCCAAGGCCCTGGTGCCCGGCGGCATCGTCTGCGCCTACGTCGCCACCACCACCCAGCTCGCCCGCACCGTGGAGTCCATCCGCGAGCACGGCAACTTCAACGAGCCGCAGGCGTGGGAGACCATGCTGCGCAACTGGCACGTGGAGGGCCTGGCCGTGCGTCCGGACCACCGCATGATCGGCCACACCGGCTTCCTGCTCACCGCCCGCAGGCTCGCCGACGGTGTCGAGCCGCCGCTGCGCCGCCGCAGGCCCGCGAAGGGGGCGTACGGGGAGGATTACACCGGCCCCGGCGGGCAGCGGGCCACCGCAGGGGACTGA
- a CDS encoding site-2 protease family protein — protein sequence MGRPFGVPVYVAPSWFLVAALITWVFGGQLERILPELGALRYVIALFFAVAFYASVLVHELAHTRVALHYKLPVRRIQLQFFGGVSEIEKESETPGREFWLAFAGPLLSLVLAGGFYGALQLVEEDTVPAVLLAALTISNLIVAVFNLLPGLPLDGGRMLRAAVWKVSGKPMTGTVVAAWVGRALAVATLIGLPLFTHSRASDPGSVDTVTDALLAAILAAIIWTGAGNSLRMARLRERLPELRARALTRRAAPVTADTPLSEALRRAEAAGARALVVVDGRGFPTGVVRGAAIAQTPAHRRPWVAVSSLSQDLTDEMKVSAELTGEQLLEHLRESPHSEYLVLEETGHIYGVLATADVERAFVAAMARPQS from the coding sequence ATGGGCCGCCCCTTCGGCGTGCCCGTGTACGTCGCCCCGAGCTGGTTCCTCGTCGCCGCCCTCATCACCTGGGTCTTCGGCGGCCAGCTCGAACGGATCCTGCCCGAGCTGGGCGCCCTGCGGTACGTGATCGCGCTCTTCTTCGCCGTCGCGTTCTACGCTTCCGTGCTCGTCCACGAACTGGCCCACACCCGCGTCGCCCTCCACTACAAGCTGCCCGTACGCCGCATCCAGTTGCAGTTCTTCGGCGGCGTCTCGGAGATCGAGAAGGAGTCCGAGACCCCCGGCCGCGAGTTCTGGCTCGCCTTCGCAGGCCCGCTGCTCTCCCTGGTCCTCGCCGGCGGCTTCTACGGCGCCCTCCAGCTCGTCGAGGAGGACACCGTGCCGGCGGTGCTCCTCGCCGCCCTCACGATCTCCAACCTGATCGTCGCCGTCTTCAATCTGCTGCCCGGCCTGCCGCTGGACGGCGGCCGGATGCTGCGCGCCGCGGTCTGGAAGGTCAGCGGCAAACCCATGACGGGCACGGTCGTCGCCGCCTGGGTGGGCCGCGCGCTGGCCGTGGCGACGCTCATCGGCCTGCCGCTCTTCACGCACTCGCGCGCCTCCGACCCCGGCAGCGTCGACACCGTCACCGACGCCCTGCTGGCGGCGATCCTCGCCGCGATCATCTGGACCGGCGCCGGCAACAGCCTGCGCATGGCCAGGCTGCGCGAGCGGCTGCCCGAGCTGCGCGCCCGCGCCCTCACCCGCCGGGCGGCCCCCGTCACCGCCGACACCCCGCTCTCCGAGGCGCTGCGCCGGGCCGAGGCCGCGGGCGCCCGCGCCCTCGTGGTCGTCGACGGCCGCGGCTTTCCCACCGGGGTCGTCCGCGGCGCGGCCATCGCCCAGACCCCCGCCCACCGCCGCCCCTGGGTGGCCGTCAGCTCGCTCTCCCAGGACCTCACGGACGAGATGAAGGTCTCCGCCGAGCTGACCGGCGAACAACTGCTGGAGCACCTGCGCGAGAGCCCCCACAGCGAGTACCTCGTGCTGGAGGAGACCGGCCACATCTACGGGGTCCTCGCCACCGCGGACGTCGAGCGCGCCTTCGTCGCCGCCATGGCCCGGCCGCAGTCCTGA
- a CDS encoding PD-(D/E)XK nuclease family protein has translation MSTRTDTGNHPADPVPPPPGGDGGPDTPRAPAPPRALSPSRAADFMTCPLMYRFRVIDRLPEKPRASAARGTLVHAVLERLFDDPAAERTPPRARALVAPAWERLLADRPELAELFTDGDEDGAGSTGGGGDGPSAGAAERLAEWLAGAERLVERWFTLEDPARLEPAERELFVETVLASGLKLRGVIDRVDVAPTGEVRVVDYKTGKAPPPEYAADALFQIKFYALVLWRLRGSVPRRLQLVYLGSGDVLTYDPDEADLRGVERKVHALWEAIRRATESGDWRPRPGRLCDWCDFKDSCPAFGGTPPPYPLTGVDPGLPQPRPAGAGEDAQGRMDTA, from the coding sequence ATGAGTACCCGCACCGACACCGGGAACCACCCCGCGGACCCCGTACCGCCGCCGCCCGGGGGGGACGGCGGGCCGGACACGCCACGGGCCCCGGCGCCGCCCCGGGCGCTGTCTCCCTCCCGCGCGGCGGACTTCATGACCTGCCCGCTCATGTACCGCTTCCGGGTGATCGACAGACTGCCGGAGAAGCCGCGCGCCTCCGCCGCCCGCGGGACGCTGGTGCACGCGGTCCTGGAGCGCCTGTTCGACGATCCTGCCGCCGAGCGTACGCCGCCGCGGGCGCGGGCGCTGGTGGCGCCGGCCTGGGAGCGGCTGCTCGCGGACCGGCCGGAGCTGGCCGAGCTGTTCACGGACGGTGACGAAGACGGGGCCGGGAGCACGGGCGGGGGCGGGGACGGCCCCTCTGCCGGGGCAGCGGAGCGGCTGGCGGAGTGGCTGGCCGGGGCCGAGCGGCTCGTCGAGCGGTGGTTCACGCTGGAGGACCCGGCGCGTCTGGAGCCCGCGGAGCGGGAGCTGTTCGTGGAGACCGTGCTGGCCTCCGGGCTGAAGCTGCGCGGCGTCATCGACCGGGTGGACGTGGCGCCGACGGGCGAGGTCCGCGTCGTGGACTACAAGACGGGCAAGGCGCCCCCGCCGGAGTACGCGGCGGACGCCCTCTTCCAGATCAAGTTCTACGCGCTGGTGCTGTGGCGGCTGCGCGGCAGTGTCCCGCGCCGGCTGCAGTTGGTCTACCTGGGCAGCGGCGACGTGCTGACGTACGACCCGGACGAGGCCGACCTGCGCGGCGTGGAGCGCAAGGTGCACGCCCTGTGGGAGGCGATCCGGCGGGCGACGGAGAGCGGCGACTGGCGGCCCCGGCCGGGCCGGCTGTGTGACTGGTGCGACTTCAAGGACTCCTGCCCGGCCTTCGGCGGCACCCCGCCCCCGTATCCGCTGACCGGCGTCGATCCCGGCCTGCCGCAGCCCCGCCCGGCCGGGGCCGGGGAGGATGCGCAGGGCAGAATGGACACCGCCTGA
- a CDS encoding response regulator transcription factor, with the protein MAIRVLLVDDQPLLRTGFRMILEAEQDIAVVGEAGDGLQALDQVRALQPDVVLMDIRMPRMDGVEATRQITGAGRDGPAKVLVLTTFDLDEYVVEALRAGASGFLLKDAPAGELVQAIRVVAAGDAMLAPSITKRLLDKFATKLPTGEQDVPDTLDTLTEREVEVLKLVARGLSNAEIAADLFVSETTVKTHVGHVLTKLSLRDRVQAAVYAYESGLVRPGGA; encoded by the coding sequence GTGGCCATCCGCGTCCTGCTCGTCGACGACCAGCCGTTGCTGCGCACCGGCTTCCGCATGATCCTGGAGGCAGAGCAGGACATCGCCGTGGTCGGCGAGGCCGGCGACGGGCTGCAGGCGCTCGACCAGGTCAGGGCGCTGCAGCCGGACGTGGTGCTGATGGACATCCGGATGCCCCGCATGGACGGTGTGGAGGCCACCAGGCAGATCACCGGCGCGGGCCGGGACGGGCCCGCGAAGGTGCTGGTCCTGACGACCTTCGACCTCGACGAGTACGTGGTGGAGGCGCTGCGCGCGGGGGCCAGCGGCTTCCTGCTGAAGGACGCGCCGGCCGGGGAGCTGGTGCAGGCGATCCGCGTGGTGGCCGCCGGGGACGCGATGCTGGCCCCGAGCATCACCAAGCGGCTGCTCGACAAGTTCGCCACCAAGCTGCCGACAGGAGAGCAGGACGTGCCGGACACCCTGGACACGCTCACCGAGCGCGAGGTAGAGGTGCTGAAGCTGGTCGCCCGCGGGCTGTCGAACGCGGAGATCGCCGCCGACCTGTTCGTGAGCGAGACGACCGTGAAGACCCATGTGGGCCACGTGCTGACCAAGCTGAGCCTGCGCGACCGGGTGCAGGCCGCGGTGTACGCGTACGAGAGCGGGCTGGTGCGCCCCGGCGGGGCCTGA